The following proteins are co-located in the Vibrio astriarenae genome:
- a CDS encoding LysR family transcriptional regulator, producing the protein MISIEQVQAFTLVYEEGSYSSAAKIAQKERSTIREHVLAMEDTLGVKLFEIEGRRAVPTTDAESLIVRSRNLSKHARDFYHAAMTLYKQPLSKMIVWHDSLIPNQLLGEVITRLREEYPELEIECCNASREEAFKAVEQDQCHIAVMSTEHSTVSPGKFKSTNIGSLTMNPYGSPISDLGKSSVVSMSDLQLSTQYIMQHSKARDLGYFEIGNRQHKVSSVELAIALMETEGWTVLSDMDAAHWVESGKLKLLNLDHLIRGYKHSVSTYYSLSSDSIPEVNKALSIFKNASYKYLI; encoded by the coding sequence ATGATATCAATCGAGCAAGTGCAGGCGTTTACTTTGGTGTATGAAGAAGGTTCATACAGTTCAGCAGCAAAAATCGCTCAAAAAGAGCGCAGCACAATCAGAGAGCATGTGCTCGCGATGGAAGATACACTAGGAGTGAAGCTTTTTGAGATTGAAGGGCGAAGAGCGGTACCTACGACAGATGCCGAAAGCTTGATTGTTCGATCTCGCAACTTATCAAAACATGCTCGAGACTTTTACCATGCTGCAATGACTCTTTATAAACAGCCACTATCAAAGATGATAGTTTGGCATGACAGTTTAATTCCTAATCAACTATTAGGTGAAGTCATTACCAGGTTACGAGAGGAATATCCTGAGTTAGAAATTGAATGCTGTAATGCGTCCAGAGAGGAAGCTTTTAAAGCAGTAGAACAAGACCAGTGTCATATTGCAGTGATGTCCACTGAACATTCAACGGTATCGCCGGGTAAGTTCAAGTCTACGAATATTGGAAGTTTGACCATGAACCCTTATGGCAGTCCAATTTCAGATTTGGGGAAGAGTTCGGTTGTGTCGATGTCAGATTTACAGCTATCTACTCAATATATTATGCAGCACTCAAAAGCAAGAGATTTAGGCTATTTTGAGATTGGCAATCGACAACATAAAGTGAGCAGTGTTGAGCTAGCAATTGCACTCATGGAGACAGAAGGTTGGACGGTGCTTTCTGACATGGACGCAGCACATTGGGTTGAGAGTGGGAAGTTAAAACTGCTGAACCTTGATCATCTTATTAGGGGTTATAAACATTCTGTTTCCACATACTATAGTCTATCGTCAGACAGTATTCCTGAAGTAAACAAAGCGCTATCGATTTTTAAAAACGCTTCCTATAAATATCTGATTTAA
- a CDS encoding transporter substrate-binding domain-containing protein, with translation MKTLFRNVAAIVLASTAAFGTAQASTTLLQEIAKDGELRVCFDAGYMPFEMTAKNGQYIGFDIDLGKQMARAMGVKYTPVNTAWDGIIPTLLTGKCHMIMGGMTITPQRNMQVNFADPYVIIGQSILVSPKLEGKVTSYRDLNDENYTVVTKLGTTGEGAIKRYLPKAKVNLYETQSEAVLEVVNGKADAFIYDLPYNAIYSAENKGQLVHLDQPFTFEPLGWAIRQGDPDFLNFLNGYLRQIKGDGTYDRIYDKWFKSDAWLSQVQ, from the coding sequence ATGAAAACTCTATTCCGCAATGTTGCGGCGATCGTGCTTGCGTCTACAGCAGCATTTGGCACAGCTCAAGCTTCTACTACTCTTCTTCAAGAAATCGCGAAAGACGGCGAGCTCCGTGTCTGTTTTGACGCTGGCTACATGCCATTTGAGATGACAGCAAAGAATGGCCAGTACATTGGTTTCGATATTGACCTAGGCAAACAGATGGCACGTGCCATGGGCGTAAAATACACGCCAGTCAACACGGCTTGGGACGGTATCATCCCTACCCTATTGACAGGTAAATGTCACATGATCATGGGGGGTATGACGATTACTCCGCAACGCAATATGCAAGTTAACTTCGCTGACCCATACGTCATCATCGGCCAGTCGATCCTAGTCAGCCCTAAACTCGAAGGTAAAGTAACAAGCTATCGTGACCTTAACGATGAGAACTACACTGTTGTGACTAAACTTGGCACAACTGGTGAAGGCGCTATCAAACGTTACCTACCTAAAGCAAAAGTAAATCTTTACGAAACGCAATCTGAAGCGGTACTCGAAGTGGTTAACGGTAAAGCGGATGCCTTCATCTATGACCTACCGTACAACGCTATCTACAGTGCTGAAAACAAAGGTCAGCTTGTTCACTTAGATCAACCATTTACGTTTGAGCCACTTGGTTGGGCGATTCGTCAAGGCGACCCTGATTTCCTTAACTTCTTGAACGGCTACCTTCGCCAAATCAAAGGTGACGGCACTTACGACCGTATCTACGATAAGTGGTTCAAGAGCGATGCTTGGCTAAGTCAAGTACAGTAA
- a CDS encoding amino acid ABC transporter permease, with protein sequence MQKRERPILWNGVFLLIIAFLCGLIYLSGKRIDYNWNWERVVPYIVDNSAAAITAPEDGNIVSNADGTLYLESLSGEVLVELGEYENISVFQGDLIFEGDQLAEATEWRIGPLTEGLIVTIKISLWSLLFAIVIGLFVGLMRISSNIALRKLAITYVELIRGTPLLVQIFIVYFFIGTVLDLDRFTSGVIALSVFTAAYVAEIIRAGIQAIPKGQMEAARSLGMNYVQAMVYVILPQAFKRTLPPLAGQFINLIKDSSLVSVISITDLTKAGREVVSGSFAPFEVWFTVAALYLILTSSLSWAIQTLEKRLSASD encoded by the coding sequence ATGCAAAAACGCGAGAGACCCATTTTATGGAATGGCGTTTTTCTACTTATTATCGCCTTTCTTTGTGGGCTGATATATTTGTCAGGAAAACGAATAGACTACAACTGGAACTGGGAGCGAGTGGTTCCTTATATCGTTGACAACTCGGCCGCCGCAATAACAGCGCCTGAAGATGGCAACATTGTCAGTAATGCGGATGGCACACTATATTTAGAGTCCTTGTCTGGCGAAGTACTGGTTGAGCTGGGTGAGTACGAAAACATCAGTGTTTTCCAGGGTGACCTCATTTTCGAAGGTGACCAACTCGCAGAAGCAACGGAATGGCGAATCGGCCCGCTGACAGAAGGTCTCATTGTCACGATTAAGATTTCTCTTTGGTCTTTGCTGTTTGCTATTGTTATCGGGCTATTTGTTGGGTTGATGCGTATTTCATCCAATATAGCCCTTCGTAAACTCGCGATTACTTACGTTGAGCTAATCCGCGGCACGCCATTGCTAGTGCAGATCTTCATTGTTTATTTCTTCATTGGTACCGTACTCGACCTCGACCGTTTTACCTCCGGTGTTATTGCCCTATCCGTATTTACTGCGGCGTATGTTGCTGAAATCATTAGAGCAGGTATTCAAGCGATACCAAAAGGGCAGATGGAAGCCGCTCGTTCGTTGGGAATGAACTACGTACAAGCAATGGTATACGTTATCTTGCCACAAGCATTTAAACGTACCTTGCCACCGCTGGCCGGGCAGTTTATCAACTTAATTAAAGACTCTTCATTGGTCTCAGTGATTTCGATTACTGACCTTACTAAAGCGGGACGAGAAGTGGTCAGTGGTAGCTTCGCACCATTTGAAGTTTGGTTCACAGTCGCTGCACTGTACTTGATCTTGACTAGTTCCCTATCTTGGGCGATTCAAACATTAGAAAAGAGGTTATCTGCCAGTGACTAG